Proteins encoded in a region of the Hymenobacter swuensis DY53 genome:
- a CDS encoding type II toxin-antitoxin system RelE/ParE family toxin produces the protein MIQSVKGKALKLYYYKNDTSKLTADHIPRINSILSQLNAATMSEQMNMPDSDYHRLKGKLKNFYSVKVKANWKIIFRFKDGNAFDVKYIDYH, from the coding sequence ATGATTCAATCAGTAAAGGGCAAAGCCCTAAAATTGTACTATTATAAGAACGATACATCGAAATTGACAGCGGATCACATCCCTAGAATCAATTCAATACTGTCGCAGTTGAATGCGGCAACGATGTCTGAGCAAATGAATATGCCAGACAGTGATTATCACCGATTGAAAGGCAAGCTGAAGAACTTTTATTCCGTCAAAGTCAAAGCTAACTGGAAGATCATCTTTCGTTTCAAAGATGGCAACGCCTTTGATGTGAAGTACATTGACTACCATTGA
- a CDS encoding HigA family addiction module antitoxin: MINTNFNQKEFMFMFTPSHPGDLLRETLAGLYKETGQRHTIEEIADGLGTTRKTLSAIINKRQGITPEMALRLAAAFRNTTAEYWLDLQKLYDLCQARRTVSVENVRVLWDPTERKSNKGQKI; the protein is encoded by the coding sequence TTGATCAACACCAATTTTAACCAAAAGGAGTTCATGTTTATGTTCACTCCTTCTCATCCTGGTGATCTCCTCCGCGAAACCCTCGCTGGACTATACAAGGAGACAGGACAGAGACACACCATAGAAGAAATTGCCGATGGACTTGGCACTACGCGCAAGACACTGTCAGCTATCATCAACAAGCGGCAGGGCATCACCCCTGAAATGGCACTGCGATTAGCAGCTGCTTTCCGCAATACTACAGCCGAGTACTGGCTCGATTTACAGAAGCTGTATGACCTTTGCCAAGCACGTAGAACAGTCTCTGTTGAGAATGTGCGCGTGTTATGGGACCCTACAGAGCGTAAATCGAACAAAGGCCAAAAGATATAG
- a CDS encoding toxin-antitoxin system YwqK family antitoxin — MVKLYSLLLFGSILSLHEACAQTKTATAVTTRQDTIYFDHDWEQTMEPQDRVYARIARRNPEGKTVGTVRDYFYPSWKKQFEGKVASESPDVATGLCTGWYENGQLHFKGTFAQGQKGSDYREWKEDGKEIKLTYTWQEVLSTDGVKLHSYYNNGSSRQVIPIDLPEGTVGVVYKFDIRDEDQPPVNWTTAITLTAALASAPTGLGPALMLSAGAKALSTERQPAASVATKCRFFIVDDEELTQPFLTYATKGTMPAPAQCYQQAVNRAQETRELLVPAGTKRLYFAAQNDNLRTSAKLKLTVSALVASRQ, encoded by the coding sequence ACGAGGCTTGCGCTCAAACCAAGACCGCTACCGCTGTCACCACTCGGCAGGACACCATTTATTTCGATCACGACTGGGAGCAAACGATGGAGCCACAGGACCGGGTGTATGCACGCATCGCCCGACGTAATCCAGAAGGCAAGACGGTTGGTACTGTCCGAGACTACTTCTACCCTTCGTGGAAGAAGCAGTTCGAAGGCAAGGTGGCCAGTGAGAGCCCGGATGTGGCCACGGGTCTGTGCACCGGGTGGTATGAAAACGGCCAGCTGCATTTCAAGGGCACGTTTGCCCAGGGGCAGAAGGGCAGCGACTACCGAGAATGGAAAGAGGACGGTAAGGAAATCAAGCTGACGTATACTTGGCAGGAAGTGCTGAGTACAGACGGTGTGAAGCTGCATTCCTACTACAACAATGGCAGCTCACGGCAAGTCATTCCGATTGACCTGCCGGAGGGCACAGTCGGCGTAGTGTATAAGTTCGATATCCGGGACGAAGACCAGCCGCCCGTGAACTGGACAACGGCCATCACTCTGACGGCCGCCCTGGCTAGTGCCCCCACCGGGCTGGGCCCCGCGTTGATGTTGTCAGCTGGGGCAAAGGCACTCAGTACCGAGCGCCAACCGGCTGCTTCCGTCGCAACCAAGTGCCGGTTCTTTATCGTCGATGATGAGGAGTTGACCCAACCGTTCCTCACGTACGCAACAAAGGGTACTATGCCAGCTCCCGCACAGTGTTATCAGCAGGCCGTGAACCGGGCCCAGGAAACGCGGGAGCTACTGGTTCCTGCTGGTACCAAGCGGCTATACTTCGCAGCACAGAATGACAACCTGCGCACTTCTGCTAAGCTGAAGCTAACCGTGAGCGCATTGGTGGCTAGTCGGCAGTAG